In a genomic window of Gloeothece verrucosa PCC 7822:
- a CDS encoding glycosyltransferase family 4 protein: protein MKVLYDISLLGISYKYNTRTGAFRVAEKIAEIIATSKECDLSFCTFLCPELNEWLDPGELMIDCALSYLESCDKFSDINLATSTIEKYIHRKIRRTLVELNKKYNLNYISRIWQSILLKIIELMTNNNLLLTPSNLDKNDIFHSPFYPLPELSPSNPKLQRFITIHDIIPLLYPELVDKKNPGLIPLTHRIVNSIKSYDWVFCVSQSGKDDLCNYCPEIDPAKVFVTHLAPSKVFSSCSDPEKITAIRNKYNIPRDCPYILSVSAWVTRKNFPHLIHCFAQLLQEQKINDLYLVLVCVTIKNKLAEYEQILQEHENYNLLKERIIITDYISDEDLAALYSDALTFVYPSLYEGFGIPPLEAMQCGTPVITSNTSSLPEVVGDAGIMVDPRDRDELCHNLFQLYNNSNLREEMSLKSLEQAKKFSWEKFGQETIKAYKTAVLSQ from the coding sequence ATGAAAGTTCTTTATGACATTTCTCTACTGGGTATAAGCTACAAGTATAATACCCGTACAGGAGCGTTCCGTGTTGCTGAAAAAATTGCCGAAATAATTGCCACTTCAAAAGAATGTGATCTATCTTTCTGTACTTTTTTATGTCCAGAGTTAAATGAGTGGCTTGATCCAGGAGAACTTATGATAGATTGTGCCCTTTCATACTTAGAATCTTGCGATAAATTTTCTGATATAAATTTAGCCACTTCAACTATTGAAAAGTATATTCATAGAAAAATTAGAAGGACTTTGGTAGAATTAAATAAAAAATATAATTTAAACTATATCTCAAGAATATGGCAATCAATATTATTAAAAATAATTGAATTGATGACTAACAATAATCTTTTGTTAACTCCCAGCAATTTAGATAAAAATGATATATTTCATTCTCCCTTTTATCCTTTACCTGAACTCTCACCATCCAACCCAAAACTACAGCGATTTATCACTATTCACGATATCATTCCCCTTTTATATCCAGAATTAGTTGATAAAAAAAATCCGGGGTTAATTCCTCTTACTCATAGGATAGTAAATAGCATAAAATCCTACGATTGGGTATTTTGTGTATCTCAGTCTGGTAAAGATGATTTATGTAACTATTGTCCAGAAATTGATCCTGCTAAAGTGTTTGTTACCCATTTAGCACCCTCAAAAGTTTTTTCTTCCTGTTCCGATCCCGAAAAAATTACTGCCATTAGAAATAAATATAATATTCCTAGGGATTGTCCTTATATCTTAAGTGTCAGTGCTTGGGTAACAAGAAAAAACTTTCCTCATCTCATTCATTGTTTTGCTCAACTGCTACAAGAACAAAAGATTAACGACCTTTATCTTGTTTTAGTTTGTGTAACCATTAAAAATAAACTAGCCGAGTACGAGCAAATTTTACAAGAACATGAAAATTACAATTTATTAAAAGAGCGAATTATTATAACTGATTATATATCTGATGAAGACCTAGCGGCTTTATATAGTGATGCTTTGACCTTTGTCTATCCTTCTTTGTATGAAGGTTTTGGTATTCCACCTCTAGAAGCTATGCAGTGTGGGACTCCAGTCATTACTTCTAATACCTCTTCCCTGCCAGAAGTTGTAGGAGATGCTGGTATTATGGTCGATCCTAGGGATAGAGATGAGCTTTGCCATAATCTTTTTCAGCTATATAATAACTCTAATTTGAGGGAGGAAATGTCTTTAAAATCACTTGAGCAAGCAAAAAAGTTTAGTTGGGAAAAGTTTGGTCAAGAAACAATTAAAGCTTACAAAACTGCTGTATTAAGTCAATAA